A part of bacterium genomic DNA contains:
- a CDS encoding aminodeoxychorismate/anthranilate synthase component II yields MRLLVIDNYDSFTYNLVQYLGELGADCDVVRNDKIGVEQVGERDAEAIIISPGPCTPKEAGISVETVKRYAGRLPILGVCLGHQSIAVAYGGRVVAAKHLMHGKTSMVSHDGRGIFEGLPNPFEATRYHSLAVADLPDELIVTAHTEDGEIMAVRHVRDIVIGVQFHPESILTGQGKALLAGFLRVAGLTERAA; encoded by the coding sequence ATGCGCCTTCTCGTAATCGACAACTACGACTCCTTCACCTACAACCTGGTCCAGTACCTGGGTGAACTCGGTGCGGACTGCGACGTGGTGCGCAATGACAAGATAGGCGTGGAGCAGGTCGGGGAGCGCGACGCCGAGGCCATCATCATCTCGCCCGGCCCGTGCACTCCGAAGGAAGCGGGCATCAGCGTCGAAACCGTCAAGCGGTACGCGGGGCGTCTGCCGATCCTGGGCGTGTGTCTCGGGCACCAGTCGATCGCGGTGGCCTATGGCGGACGCGTGGTGGCGGCCAAGCACCTGATGCACGGCAAGACCTCGATGGTGAGCCACGACGGACGCGGGATCTTCGAGGGGCTGCCCAATCCGTTTGAGGCGACCCGCTATCACTCACTGGCCGTCGCGGATCTGCCCGACGAACTGATCGTCACCGCGCACACCGAAGACGGCGAGATCATGGCTGTGCGGCATGTGCGAGATATCGTGATCGGGGTGCAATTCCATCCCGAATCGATTCTGACCGGCCAGGGCAAGGCATTGCTTGCCGGTTTTCTACGCGTTGCGGGTTTGACGGAGCGCGCGGCGTGA